A part of Microbacterium terregens genomic DNA contains:
- a CDS encoding multifunctional oxoglutarate decarboxylase/oxoglutarate dehydrogenase thiamine pyrophosphate-binding subunit/dihydrolipoyllysine-residue succinyltransferase subunit produces the protein MSSQITGVGVSSEGEFGANEWLVDELYEQFKVDKNSVDKAWWPILEAYHPVDTTATTGPGTSTDGDGAPAPRQQSAGSAPADDAHPVTAPIPVLGAQPVARTTARPAAPQPIPAQAPAVAPSATAENLEADKVTVLKGMTKSLAVNMEESLTVPTATSVRTIPAKLMIDNRIVINNHMSRTRGGKISFTHLIGWALIRALKEFPSQNVFYAEIDGKPSVVAPAHINLGIAIDLPKPDGTRALLVPSIKHADTLTFSEYLVSYEDLISRARGNKLTAADFQGTTISLTNPGGIGTVHSVPRLMKGQGAIIGVGALEYPAEFQGSSEKTLNELAIGKTITLTSTYDHRVIQGAGSGEFLKKVHELLIGQRDFYEDIFAALRIPYAPIRWAADINVDLAERVDKTARVQELINSFRVRGHLMADIDPLEYVQRTHPDLEIEQHGLTFWDLDRYFVTGGFGGKRQMKLRDILGVLRDSYCRTIGIEYMHIQDPEQRRWFQENVELKYQKPGHDEQLRILSKLNQAEAFETFLQTKYVGQKRFSLEGGESLIPLLDEILQGAADAGLDGTAIGMAHRGRLNVLTNIAGKTYGQVFREFEGSVAVGSKSGSGDVKYHLGTEGTFVDDRGEELPVYLAANPSHLETVDGVLEGIVRAKQDRKPIGSFSWLPILVHGDAAFAGQGVVVETLQMSQLRGFRTGGTIHVVVNNQVGFTTVPQDARTSVYATDVAKTIQAPIFHVNGDDPEAVVRVSQLAFAYRQRWHRDVVIDLVCYRRRGHNEGDDPSMTQPLMTNLIEAKRSVRRLYVEALVGRGDITEEEYEQAKRDFQDGLEVAFAETHAAETGTSPIVSEAILEPAVGAPETTGVSREVVQMVGDAFVNKPDGFTVHTKLQQLLEKRLDMSRNGSIDWGFAELLAFGSLLVEGTSVRLAGQDSRRGTFVQRHSVLHDRANGQEWIPLANLGDNQGRFWVYDSLLSEYAALAFEYGYSVERADALVLWEAQFGDFANGAQSVIDEFISSADQKWGQQSSVVLLLPHGYEGQGPDHSSARIERYLQMCAQDNMIVARPSTPASYFHLLRRQAYARPRRPLIVFTPKAMLRLRGATSAVEDFLTGKFEPVLDDTRGLDRTAVKRVLLHAGKIHWDLKAELDKNPNPEIALVRLEQYYPAPIDELNAVLDSYPDAELVWVQDEPENQGAWPFIALEMVKYLHGRTIACISRASAASTATGSPKVHARQQAEILKQALTL, from the coding sequence GTGTCGAGCCAGATCACGGGCGTCGGAGTGTCGAGCGAAGGCGAGTTCGGGGCCAACGAATGGCTCGTCGACGAACTCTACGAGCAGTTCAAGGTGGATAAGAACTCCGTCGACAAGGCGTGGTGGCCGATCCTCGAGGCCTATCACCCCGTTGACACCACCGCGACCACCGGCCCCGGGACGAGCACTGACGGTGACGGTGCGCCCGCACCACGACAGCAGTCCGCCGGTTCCGCTCCGGCAGACGACGCGCACCCCGTGACGGCTCCCATCCCCGTTCTCGGCGCACAGCCCGTCGCCCGCACCACCGCGCGGCCGGCCGCCCCGCAGCCGATCCCGGCGCAGGCGCCGGCGGTCGCCCCATCGGCCACGGCCGAGAACCTCGAGGCCGACAAGGTCACCGTGCTCAAGGGCATGACCAAGTCCCTTGCCGTGAACATGGAAGAGTCGCTGACGGTTCCGACCGCGACCAGCGTCCGGACCATCCCGGCGAAGCTGATGATCGACAACCGCATCGTCATCAACAACCACATGTCCCGCACGCGCGGCGGAAAGATCAGCTTCACTCACCTGATCGGCTGGGCCCTGATCCGGGCTCTCAAAGAGTTCCCGAGCCAGAACGTCTTCTACGCCGAAATCGACGGAAAGCCGTCCGTGGTCGCTCCGGCGCACATCAATCTCGGCATCGCCATCGACCTGCCCAAGCCGGATGGCACGCGCGCACTGCTGGTCCCCAGCATCAAGCACGCCGACACGCTCACCTTCAGTGAATACCTCGTCTCGTACGAGGATCTGATCAGCCGAGCACGCGGCAACAAGCTCACGGCGGCCGATTTCCAGGGCACCACGATCTCGCTGACCAACCCCGGCGGCATCGGCACCGTACACTCCGTGCCGCGCCTGATGAAGGGGCAAGGCGCCATCATCGGCGTCGGCGCCCTCGAGTACCCGGCCGAGTTCCAGGGTTCGAGCGAGAAGACGCTGAACGAACTCGCGATCGGAAAGACGATCACCCTCACCAGCACCTACGACCACCGCGTCATCCAGGGTGCAGGATCGGGCGAGTTCCTCAAGAAGGTCCACGAACTGCTCATCGGGCAGCGCGACTTCTATGAGGACATCTTCGCCGCGCTGCGTATCCCCTATGCCCCGATCCGGTGGGCCGCAGACATCAATGTCGACCTGGCCGAGCGCGTCGACAAGACCGCCCGCGTGCAGGAGCTGATCAATTCCTTCCGCGTCCGCGGCCACCTCATGGCCGACATCGACCCGCTCGAGTACGTGCAGCGCACGCACCCCGACCTCGAGATCGAACAGCACGGTCTGACGTTCTGGGATCTCGACCGCTACTTCGTCACCGGCGGCTTCGGCGGCAAGCGCCAGATGAAGCTGCGCGACATCCTCGGCGTGCTGCGCGATTCGTACTGCCGCACCATCGGCATCGAGTACATGCACATCCAGGACCCGGAGCAGCGCCGCTGGTTCCAGGAGAATGTCGAGCTGAAATACCAGAAGCCCGGACACGACGAGCAGCTGCGCATCCTGAGCAAGCTCAACCAGGCCGAGGCGTTCGAGACCTTCCTGCAGACCAAGTACGTCGGTCAGAAGCGCTTCAGCCTCGAGGGCGGCGAGTCCCTCATCCCGCTGCTGGATGAGATCCTCCAGGGCGCGGCGGATGCCGGACTGGACGGCACCGCCATCGGCATGGCGCACCGCGGTCGCCTCAACGTCCTCACCAACATCGCCGGCAAGACGTACGGCCAGGTCTTCCGCGAGTTCGAAGGCTCGGTCGCCGTCGGCAGCAAGAGCGGCTCCGGCGACGTGAAGTACCACCTCGGCACCGAGGGCACGTTCGTGGACGATCGCGGCGAGGAGCTGCCGGTCTACCTCGCGGCCAATCCGTCTCACCTGGAGACCGTGGACGGTGTGCTCGAGGGCATCGTGCGCGCAAAGCAGGACCGCAAGCCGATCGGCTCGTTCTCGTGGCTGCCGATCCTCGTCCACGGCGACGCGGCCTTCGCAGGCCAGGGCGTCGTCGTCGAGACGCTGCAGATGTCGCAGCTGCGCGGGTTCCGCACCGGCGGCACCATCCACGTCGTGGTCAACAACCAGGTCGGCTTCACGACCGTGCCTCAGGACGCCCGCACGTCCGTCTACGCGACGGATGTCGCCAAGACCATCCAGGCACCGATCTTCCACGTGAACGGCGACGATCCCGAGGCCGTCGTCCGCGTGTCACAGCTCGCCTTCGCCTACCGTCAGCGGTGGCACCGCGACGTCGTGATCGATCTCGTCTGCTACCGCCGCCGCGGTCACAACGAGGGAGACGATCCCTCGATGACGCAGCCGCTGATGACGAACCTCATCGAGGCGAAGCGCTCCGTGCGCCGCCTGTACGTCGAAGCCCTCGTCGGCCGCGGCGACATCACCGAGGAGGAGTACGAGCAGGCCAAGCGCGACTTCCAGGACGGTCTCGAAGTCGCCTTCGCCGAGACGCACGCCGCCGAGACCGGCACCTCGCCGATCGTCAGCGAGGCCATCCTCGAACCCGCCGTCGGTGCCCCCGAGACGACGGGCGTGTCGCGCGAGGTCGTGCAGATGGTCGGTGACGCCTTCGTCAACAAGCCGGACGGCTTCACCGTGCACACGAAGCTGCAGCAGCTTCTCGAGAAGCGCCTGGACATGAGCCGCAACGGCTCCATCGACTGGGGCTTCGCCGAGCTGCTGGCCTTCGGCTCGCTGCTGGTCGAGGGCACCTCGGTGCGCCTGGCCGGTCAGGACTCGCGCCGCGGCACGTTCGTGCAGCGCCACTCGGTGCTCCACGATCGCGCCAACGGGCAGGAGTGGATCCCGCTCGCCAATCTGGGCGACAACCAGGGTCGCTTCTGGGTCTACGACTCGCTGCTCAGCGAGTACGCCGCGCTGGCCTTCGAATACGGGTACTCGGTCGAGCGGGCGGACGCACTGGTGCTGTGGGAGGCGCAGTTCGGCGACTTCGCCAACGGCGCCCAGTCCGTGATCGACGAGTTCATCTCCTCGGCCGACCAGAAGTGGGGCCAGCAGTCGAGTGTGGTGCTGCTGCTCCCCCACGGCTACGAAGGACAGGGCCCGGACCACTCCTCGGCACGCATCGAGCGCTACCTGCAGATGTGCGCGCAGGACAACATGATCGTCGCCCGCCCCTCGACGCCGGCATCGTACTTCCACCTGCTGCGTCGGCAGGCGTACGCCCGTCCGCGGCGTCCGCTGATCGTGTTCACCCCAAAGGCGATGCTGCGCCTGCGCGGAGCGACCAGCGCCGTCGAGGACTTCCTCACGGGCAAGTTCGAGCCCGTGCTGGATGACACGCGGGGCCTTGACCGCACGGCCGTCAAGCGGGTGCTGCTGCACGCCGGCAAGATCCACTGGGATCTGAAGGCGGAGCTGGACAAGAACCCGAACCCCGAGATCGCGCTGGTACGGCTGGAGCAGTACTACCCGGCCCCCATCGATGAGCTCAATGCGGTTCTGGACAGTTACCCTGACGCCGAGCTGGTCTGGGTGCAGGATGAGCCCGAGAACCAGGGCGCGTGGCCGTTCATCGCCCTCGAGATGGTCAAGTACCTGCACGGGCGCACGATCGCGTGCATCTCACGGGCATCGGCGGCATCCACGGCGACCGGTTCACCCAAGGTGCACGCGCGCCAGCAGGCGGAGATCCTGAAGCAGGCACTGACGCTCTGA
- a CDS encoding GuaB1 family IMP dehydrogenase-related protein, producing the protein MEFYGEQPEVDLTYSDVFLVPRHSSVTSRLDVDLAPGDGTNATIPLVSANMNSVTGARLAATLARRGGLGVLPQDMPLQELDAAIRWVKDQPVRWDTPLVLPPEATVADALRLLPATEGHGIVVADSSTGRLNIDAVLGVVPAMRLGTALPDARLGDLARGRTASIDADDVESARQAFDLIVAADAETVCVLHHGFVVGTLSRRSALRSSLYRAAVDSSGRLNVAAAVGINGDVAAKAKALAAAGVDVLVLDTAHGHQEGMLEALRTVADLGLGIPIAAGNVVTAEGVTDLVRSGADILKVGVGPGAMCTTRMMTAVGRPQFSAVLETAEAARMLGASVWADGGVRYPRDVALALAAGAASVMVGSWFAGTIEAPGEVQVDEAGRAYKESWGMASTKAVHDRFGRLDPYDLARKELFAEGISSSRIYLDPLRPSLEDLIDMITSGIRSSFTYAGAASIAEFHDRARVGLQSAAGYEEGKALPVGW; encoded by the coding sequence ATGGAGTTCTACGGTGAACAGCCCGAGGTGGATCTGACCTATTCGGATGTGTTCCTGGTCCCCCGCCACTCGTCCGTCACGAGCAGGCTGGACGTGGATCTCGCTCCGGGCGACGGAACGAACGCGACCATTCCGCTGGTGTCCGCGAACATGAACTCGGTGACGGGCGCACGACTGGCGGCGACGCTGGCGCGACGCGGCGGCTTGGGGGTGCTGCCTCAGGACATGCCCCTGCAGGAGCTGGATGCCGCCATCCGATGGGTCAAGGATCAGCCGGTGCGCTGGGACACCCCGCTCGTCCTGCCACCCGAGGCCACCGTGGCGGACGCCCTGCGCCTCCTGCCCGCGACCGAAGGCCACGGGATCGTCGTCGCAGACAGCTCGACGGGGCGTCTGAACATCGATGCCGTACTCGGAGTCGTGCCCGCGATGCGCCTCGGCACGGCACTGCCCGATGCGCGCCTGGGTGATCTGGCGCGGGGGAGGACGGCATCCATCGACGCGGACGATGTCGAGAGCGCCCGCCAGGCGTTCGATCTCATCGTGGCCGCCGACGCCGAGACGGTGTGCGTCCTGCACCACGGCTTCGTCGTCGGCACGCTCTCGCGCCGCAGCGCGCTCCGTTCGAGTCTCTATCGCGCCGCGGTCGACTCCTCCGGTCGGCTCAACGTCGCCGCGGCGGTCGGCATCAACGGCGATGTCGCGGCCAAGGCGAAGGCGCTGGCGGCGGCAGGGGTGGACGTGCTGGTCCTCGACACCGCCCACGGACACCAGGAGGGGATGCTGGAGGCGCTGCGCACCGTCGCGGACCTCGGCCTCGGCATCCCGATCGCAGCGGGCAACGTCGTCACGGCCGAGGGTGTGACCGACCTGGTGCGCTCCGGCGCCGACATCCTCAAGGTCGGCGTCGGGCCCGGCGCGATGTGCACGACCCGCATGATGACCGCGGTCGGGCGGCCGCAGTTCTCCGCCGTGCTCGAGACGGCGGAGGCGGCCCGGATGCTGGGCGCGTCCGTGTGGGCGGACGGCGGGGTGCGCTATCCGCGCGACGTCGCGCTGGCGCTGGCGGCGGGCGCGGCATCCGTCATGGTCGGCTCGTGGTTCGCCGGAACGATCGAGGCACCCGGCGAAGTGCAGGTCGACGAAGCCGGCCGCGCATACAAGGAGTCGTGGGGCATGGCCTCCACCAAGGCCGTGCACGACCGGTTCGGGCGGCTGGATCCGTACGACCTGGCCCGCAAGGAACTGTTCGCCGAGGGCATCTCGTCATCGAGGATCTACCTGGACCCGCTGCGTCCCAGCCTGGAGGACCTGATCGACATGATCACTTCCGGCATCCGTTCGTCCTTCACCTACGCCGGCGCGGCGTCGATCGCAGAGTTCCACGATCGCGCGCGCGTCGGGCTGCAGTCCGCCGCCGGCTACGAAGAGGGCAAGGCGCTGCCGGTCGGCTGGTGA
- a CDS encoding hemolysin family protein, which produces MEYVMLGAGLLLTVGTGLFVASEFALVNLDRADLEARRDAGETRLSLTINALRITSTHLSSAQLGITLTTLLTGYAMEPAISSLLRPLFAAWGWPESVASPVAVFVGITIATILSMILGELIPKNFALAIPRQTAKLVMPFQVGFTMVFRPAIVVLNGSANGVLRLMGVEPKEELSGARTAEELSSLVRRSALAGVLEEDTASLLDRSLRFARLSAADVMTPRPSIHALSAEDSAEDVIQLARRTGHSRFPVYEESMDDIVGIVHLKAAVGVPRARRADVPAAALATEPLRVPEAVHLDTLVSELRARGYQMAIVVDEYGGTAGVVTLEDLVEEIVGEVLDEHDRRRAGIVRGEGSLSFPGDLRPDEVRDRTGIRIPEGDVYDTVGGYIMSVLERIPVVGDKIEIEDGTLDVQRMDGRRIDRVRFTHTPIAEQASDAAGRGERA; this is translated from the coding sequence ATGGAGTACGTCATGCTCGGCGCGGGGCTCCTGCTCACGGTCGGAACCGGCCTGTTCGTTGCGAGCGAGTTCGCGCTCGTCAATCTCGATCGTGCAGATCTCGAGGCGCGCCGCGACGCGGGTGAGACCCGGCTCAGTCTCACGATCAACGCGCTGCGGATCACCTCCACGCACCTCTCCAGCGCGCAGCTGGGGATCACCCTCACGACGCTGCTCACCGGCTACGCGATGGAGCCGGCGATCTCGAGCCTGCTCCGGCCGCTGTTCGCCGCGTGGGGCTGGCCCGAAAGCGTGGCGTCCCCGGTGGCGGTGTTCGTCGGGATCACGATCGCGACGATCCTGTCGATGATCCTCGGCGAGCTGATCCCGAAGAACTTCGCGCTGGCCATCCCGCGCCAGACCGCGAAGCTCGTGATGCCGTTCCAGGTCGGCTTCACGATGGTGTTCCGCCCGGCGATCGTGGTGCTCAACGGCAGCGCCAACGGCGTGCTGCGCCTCATGGGCGTCGAGCCGAAGGAGGAGCTGTCCGGAGCCCGCACGGCCGAGGAGCTCTCCAGCCTCGTCCGCCGCTCGGCGCTCGCCGGCGTCCTCGAGGAGGACACCGCCTCGCTTCTCGACCGCAGCCTCAGGTTCGCCCGGCTCAGCGCCGCCGACGTCATGACGCCCCGCCCCAGCATCCACGCGCTGTCGGCCGAGGACTCGGCGGAGGACGTCATCCAACTCGCCCGGCGCACCGGGCACAGCCGCTTCCCGGTCTACGAGGAGTCGATGGACGACATCGTCGGCATCGTGCACCTGAAGGCCGCGGTCGGCGTACCCCGCGCCCGCCGGGCGGACGTCCCCGCCGCCGCGCTGGCCACAGAGCCGCTCCGCGTCCCCGAGGCCGTCCATCTCGACACCCTGGTCTCCGAGTTGCGGGCGCGCGGCTACCAGATGGCCATCGTCGTGGACGAGTACGGCGGCACCGCGGGCGTGGTGACCCTCGAGGACCTGGTCGAGGAGATCGTGGGCGAAGTGCTCGACGAGCACGACCGGCGCCGCGCGGGCATCGTGCGCGGCGAGGGCTCGCTCAGCTTCCCGGGTGATCTGCGACCCGATGAGGTGCGCGATCGCACCGGCATCCGCATTCCGGAAGGGGATGTCTACGACACCGTGGGCGGCTACATCATGAGCGTCCTGGAGCGCATCCCCGTGGTGGGCGACAAGATCGAGATCGAGGACGGCACGCTGGATGTGCAGCGGATGGACGGTCGCCGCATCGATCGCGTCCGGTTCACCCACACCCCGATTGCAGAACAGGCATCGGATGCCGCGGGGCGGGGTGAGCGCGCATGA
- a CDS encoding hemolysin family protein, with the protein MNDWAGIAWLFVLLVFNAFFVGAEFAVISARRSQIEPLAEKGSRSAKTALYAMEHATLMLATSQLGITICSLLILNVSEPAIHHLLAGPLGLTGLGEAMVDTIAFLIALLLVSYLHVVFGEMVPKNLAFSVPDRAVLMLATPLVWVSRLFHPVIVALNWIANHAVRLFGVEPRNEAASTFTLDEVTTIVNQSRIEGVLDDAAGTVSAALEFTDKKAKDIAVPLTQLVTLPVSVTPDKIERSVAKHGFSRYVIVDAAGAPIGYVHLKDILRAAEGPDASADVVQPIPRRRIHQMVPVLETTDLEDALALMRRAGRHLAQVRNAAGETTAVLFLEDIIEELIGEVQDATRRRR; encoded by the coding sequence ATGAACGACTGGGCAGGAATCGCGTGGCTCTTCGTGCTGCTGGTGTTCAACGCCTTCTTCGTCGGCGCCGAGTTCGCCGTCATCTCGGCGCGGCGTTCGCAGATCGAACCCCTCGCCGAGAAGGGCTCGCGCTCAGCGAAGACCGCCCTCTACGCGATGGAGCACGCCACGCTCATGCTCGCGACGAGTCAGCTGGGCATCACCATCTGCTCGCTGCTGATCCTGAACGTGTCCGAGCCCGCGATCCATCATCTGCTCGCCGGGCCGCTCGGGCTGACCGGCCTGGGCGAGGCGATGGTGGACACCATCGCGTTCCTGATCGCGCTGCTGCTCGTGTCGTACCTGCACGTCGTGTTCGGCGAGATGGTGCCCAAGAACCTCGCGTTCTCGGTTCCCGACCGTGCCGTGCTCATGCTGGCAACGCCGCTGGTCTGGGTCTCACGCCTCTTCCACCCCGTCATCGTGGCGCTCAACTGGATCGCCAACCACGCGGTGCGCCTGTTCGGGGTCGAGCCTCGCAACGAAGCCGCCTCGACGTTCACGCTCGACGAAGTGACGACGATCGTGAACCAGTCGCGGATCGAGGGCGTGCTCGATGACGCGGCCGGCACCGTCTCGGCAGCGCTGGAGTTCACCGACAAGAAGGCCAAGGACATCGCGGTGCCGCTGACGCAGCTGGTGACCCTGCCCGTGTCGGTGACGCCCGACAAGATCGAGCGGTCGGTCGCAAAGCACGGGTTCTCGCGGTACGTGATCGTGGACGCCGCGGGCGCGCCGATCGGCTACGTGCACCTCAAGGACATCCTGCGCGCCGCCGAGGGTCCGGACGCGTCGGCCGACGTCGTCCAGCCGATCCCCAGGCGACGGATCCACCAGATGGTGCCGGTCCTCGAGACGACCGACCTCGAAGACGCGCTCGCGCTCATGCGCCGGGCCGGCCGTCACCTGGCACAGGTGCGCAATGCGGCGGGCGAGACCACCGCGGTGCTGTTCCTGGAGGACATCATCGAGGAGCTGATCGGAGAGGTGCAGGACGCGACCCGGCGTCGCCGCTGA
- a CDS encoding NADH:flavin oxidoreductase/NADH oxidase, with the protein MSLLFSPLPLRGLTARNRLWVAPMCQYSAVDGVPQEWHHTHLAQFASGGAGVVMAEATAVSAQARISPEDTGLWNDAQRDAWAPIVAAIRARGAIAGVQLAHAGRKASTWSPLSGHRGSVPHPAGGWITVAPSAIPFDGFAPPHAMDIAAIDDVVDDFAAAARRAVEAGFQVLEIHAAHGYLLHQFLSPLSNVRTDEYGGSLQNRARLLLRIVETVRDAAPDAPLFVRFSASDWAEGGWNVEDTSTVARWATERGADFFDVSSGGLVAHQNVLTGPGYQVGFAAHIRRDAGVPVSAVGLISEAAQAEEVLTAGDADAVMAGREWLRDPHFALRAAGELGADIDYWPKQYLRARPV; encoded by the coding sequence ATGAGTCTGCTGTTCTCCCCGCTTCCGCTGCGCGGTCTCACCGCACGCAACCGCCTCTGGGTCGCGCCGATGTGCCAGTACAGCGCGGTGGACGGCGTACCGCAGGAGTGGCATCACACGCATCTGGCGCAGTTCGCCTCCGGCGGCGCCGGTGTCGTGATGGCCGAGGCGACGGCAGTCTCGGCGCAGGCGCGCATCTCCCCCGAGGACACGGGGCTGTGGAACGACGCGCAGCGGGACGCGTGGGCGCCGATCGTCGCGGCGATCCGGGCGCGCGGAGCGATCGCGGGCGTGCAGCTCGCCCATGCCGGGCGCAAGGCCTCGACCTGGTCGCCGTTGTCCGGTCACCGCGGCTCCGTGCCGCACCCCGCCGGAGGATGGATCACGGTCGCACCGTCCGCGATCCCCTTCGACGGCTTCGCCCCGCCGCACGCGATGGACATCGCCGCGATCGATGACGTCGTCGACGATTTCGCTGCGGCCGCCCGACGAGCTGTCGAGGCCGGGTTCCAGGTGCTCGAGATCCACGCCGCCCACGGCTACCTGCTGCACCAGTTCCTCTCCCCGCTGTCGAACGTGCGCACCGACGAGTACGGCGGTTCGCTGCAGAACCGCGCCCGCCTGCTTCTGCGCATCGTCGAGACGGTTCGGGATGCCGCGCCCGACGCGCCTCTTTTCGTCCGCTTCTCGGCATCGGACTGGGCCGAGGGCGGCTGGAACGTCGAGGACACCTCGACCGTCGCGCGATGGGCGACGGAGCGCGGGGCGGACTTCTTCGACGTCTCCAGCGGCGGACTCGTCGCGCACCAGAACGTTCTGACCGGGCCCGGGTATCAGGTCGGTTTCGCCGCGCATATCCGCCGCGACGCCGGGGTTCCGGTCAGCGCAGTCGGCCTGATCAGCGAGGCCGCGCAGGCCGAGGAAGTGCTCACCGCCGGTGACGCCGACGCAGTCATGGCCGGACGCGAGTGGCTGCGCGACCCGCACTTCGCGCTGCGGGCCGCGGGCGAGCTCGGCGCTGACATCGACTACTGGCCGAAGCAGTACCTGCGCGCCCGCCCGGTCTGA
- a CDS encoding ADP/ATP-dependent (S)-NAD(P)H-hydrate dehydratase produces the protein MSDSGTAGSRRIGVWTVQDTARALRRPTVDDDKYSRGVLGMRTGSEAYPGAAVLGVEAAWRTGLGMVRYLGPAAPTSLVLQRRPETVTVDGRVQAWLIGSGMDAALRSDAETAALRGILSSSLPVVADAGALDLVPGAIAPMIVTPHAGEHARLRAALGLPEVSPADERTRAAAALETAAELGATVVLKGSITIVASPGGPATAVSAGTPWLATAGTGDVLAGAIGALVAGGGSAGDLSALAAAAVWLHGRAASLAAGDFGPAGGPVTAMDVAAALPRAVAEALATR, from the coding sequence ATGTCCGACTCAGGCACGGCCGGTTCACGCAGAATCGGCGTGTGGACGGTGCAGGACACGGCGCGGGCCCTTCGGAGGCCAACCGTCGACGATGACAAGTATTCCCGCGGCGTCCTCGGCATGCGCACCGGATCCGAGGCGTATCCGGGTGCGGCCGTCCTCGGCGTCGAGGCCGCGTGGCGCACCGGCCTGGGGATGGTGCGCTATCTCGGACCCGCGGCGCCGACCTCGCTCGTGCTGCAGCGGCGCCCCGAGACCGTTACGGTCGACGGACGCGTGCAGGCATGGCTGATCGGCTCGGGCATGGACGCTGCGCTCAGATCGGATGCCGAGACCGCCGCGCTGCGCGGCATCCTGTCGTCGTCGCTGCCCGTCGTTGCCGACGCCGGCGCGCTGGATCTGGTGCCCGGGGCGATCGCGCCGATGATCGTGACGCCGCACGCGGGGGAGCACGCCCGTCTGCGCGCGGCTCTGGGGCTGCCCGAGGTCTCCCCGGCGGATGAGCGCACCCGCGCCGCCGCAGCGCTGGAGACGGCCGCCGAGCTCGGCGCCACGGTCGTGCTCAAGGGCTCGATCACCATCGTCGCCTCACCGGGCGGGCCGGCGACGGCGGTCTCGGCGGGAACGCCATGGCTTGCGACAGCCGGCACCGGTGACGTCTTGGCCGGCGCCATCGGCGCGCTCGTCGCCGGCGGGGGATCCGCGGGCGATCTCAGCGCCCTCGCGGCCGCCGCGGTATGGCTGCACGGCCGCGCGGCGTCCCTGGCGGCCGGCGATTTCGGGCCGGCCGGTGGGCCCGTCACCGCGATGGATGTCGCCGCGGCGCTGCCGCGCGCCGTCGCCGAGGCGCTCGCCACGCGCTGA
- a CDS encoding glycosyltransferase 87 family protein: MSRRAVLWIGFAIVHLVVGVLGFVLPGEAMGDVTNVYGPWSTAAMEGRGIVGISQAWVYPQLALVPMILAQGFTWIAGYEVAWAILVTLCDALAFALLVGKARSRGRIAGAWFWLAFIVLLGPVGLYRLDGVTVALSVAACLWLVGRPWLASILLAVATWIKVWPAALLAAAVIAIRRRVALVAGALIVSAATLTAVIAAGGGRHVLGFVTGQTDRGLQLEAPVSAYYLWRAVLGIPGSFIYYDRDLLTFQVAGPQIDAVITVMTPLLVLAVLGVAVLGAYKAWRGAVFLRLFPPLALSLVLAFVVFNKVGSPQYIAWIVAPLVLGLVVDRRRWWRPAWLGLGIAFLTQLVYPTMYGALLNAGAIPTAVLTLRNALLVVLLAWAIVRLARVPRRVPALLPAAIPLA; the protein is encoded by the coding sequence GTGTCGAGACGCGCGGTGCTGTGGATCGGGTTCGCGATCGTTCATCTCGTCGTCGGCGTCCTCGGGTTCGTGCTGCCCGGCGAAGCGATGGGTGATGTCACCAACGTGTACGGCCCGTGGTCGACGGCCGCGATGGAGGGCCGCGGGATCGTCGGGATCAGCCAGGCGTGGGTCTATCCGCAGCTGGCCCTGGTGCCGATGATCCTCGCGCAGGGTTTCACCTGGATCGCGGGTTACGAGGTCGCGTGGGCGATCCTGGTCACCCTCTGCGACGCGCTCGCCTTCGCCCTGCTCGTCGGAAAGGCCCGCTCGCGCGGACGGATCGCGGGGGCGTGGTTCTGGCTGGCGTTCATCGTGCTCCTCGGACCCGTGGGCCTGTACCGACTCGACGGGGTCACGGTCGCGCTCTCGGTGGCAGCTTGCCTCTGGCTGGTCGGGCGCCCCTGGCTCGCGTCGATCCTGCTGGCGGTCGCGACCTGGATCAAGGTGTGGCCGGCCGCGCTGCTGGCCGCGGCGGTGATCGCCATCCGCCGCCGCGTCGCGCTGGTAGCCGGGGCGTTGATCGTGTCGGCGGCGACGCTCACCGCCGTGATCGCGGCGGGAGGCGGCCGGCACGTGCTCGGGTTCGTCACGGGCCAGACCGACCGTGGGCTGCAACTGGAGGCGCCGGTCAGCGCGTACTATCTCTGGCGCGCCGTGCTCGGCATCCCCGGTTCGTTCATCTATTACGACCGGGACCTGCTCACGTTCCAGGTCGCCGGCCCGCAGATCGACGCGGTGATCACCGTGATGACGCCGCTGCTCGTGCTCGCGGTGCTCGGTGTGGCGGTTCTGGGTGCCTACAAGGCCTGGCGCGGGGCGGTCTTCCTGAGGCTGTTCCCGCCGTTGGCGCTGTCTCTGGTCCTGGCGTTCGTCGTGTTCAACAAGGTCGGATCCCCGCAGTACATCGCCTGGATCGTCGCACCGCTCGTGCTCGGTCTCGTCGTGGACCGGCGGCGCTGGTGGCGCCCCGCCTGGCTGGGCCTGGGCATCGCCTTCCTGACGCAGCTGGTCTACCCGACGATGTACGGGGCGCTGCTGAACGCCGGTGCCATCCCGACGGCGGTCCTGACTCTGCGCAATGCGCTCCTGGTCGTCCTGCTCGCGTGGGCGATCGTTCGACTCGCGCGCGTCCCCCGGCGCGTCCCCGCGCTCCTGCCTGCCGCCATCCCGCTCGCCTGA